A window of Primulina tabacum isolate GXHZ01 chromosome 4, ASM2559414v2, whole genome shotgun sequence contains these coding sequences:
- the LOC142542369 gene encoding putative serine/threonine-protein kinase SIS8 isoform X2, whose product MKSFLKKLHIGFKQSADSEGSSSSSKSNNRLSSDGYPTGKHSYSKSENRPFSNISGWLNSVTNKNTDSPLSSSKSKSEEREEVIDPVGSSSLDAALDAVRADSESSNLRDPDIEEYQIQLALELSAKEDPEAVQIEAVKQISLGSFPAENTPAEVAAYRYWNYNALSYDDKILDGFYDLYGILNESTSSRMPSLVDLQGAPVSDDITWEAILVNKAADPKLLRLEREALELASKVRPDQENVVTSSMVQKLATMVSAHMGGPVSDPDKMLIAWRNIGHRLKATHRSMVLPIGSLTIGLARHRALLFKVLADSLGIRCRLVKGLEFAGSADVAMGIVEIDGREYIVDLMADPGTLIPSDVVGVNMDLDNSSHVASSSGGISSLLEDQPEFSTMNKKNIFGENIPVEKESTVKAQEGSKYNDDSSKTPLFVKEPSREIQTRSNHSYAHARSPSWTEGVSSPTVRRMKAKDISQLVIDAAKENPQLAQKLHDVLVESGVVAPPNLFTEMYSDQLDVPLVDIKPMTQGKEKGGSDGKNKAKGHTNQDPSSLPPLPQHGFRNRGNLDTPSQEQSDLKVITARPSSSECEIDPPKYKNNVPVAAAAAAAAAAAVASSMVAAVVKASDSKLQLPVAAAATATAAAAAVVATTAVVSKQYEILETTILSPDSPFAVVNKADCIRNDGDVDVAVSEQRGNGSHECVGLGENSEGERISDRSAGNESSKSDVTLDDVADCEISWEDISLGERIGLGSYGEVYRGDWHGTEVAVKKFLDQDITGEFLEEFKSEILIMKRLRHPNVVLFMGAVTRPPNLSIVTEFLPRGSLYRLIHRPNNQLDERRRLRMALDTARGMNYLHNCTPVCDFGLSRMKHSTYLSSRSTAGTAEWMAPEVLRNEPSNEKCDVFSFGVILWELCTMQQPWGGMNPMQVVGAVGFQHRRLDIPDNMDPVIADIITKCWQTDPRLRPSFAEIMAALKPLQKPITRS is encoded by the exons ATGAAAAGTTTTCTGAAGAAGCTTCACATAGGGTTTAAACAGTCTGCAGATTCAGAAGGTTCTTCTTCATCCTCTAAGAGTAATAATAGGCTGTCCAGCGATGGTTATCCAACTGGGAAGCATTCATACTCTAAATCTGAGAATAGACCATTTTCCAACATTTCTGGATGGTTAAATTCTGTAACAAACAAGAATACTGATAGTCCACTGTCGTCTTCCAAATCAAAGAGCGAAGAAAGAGAGGAAGTTATTGATCCTGTGGGCAGTAGTAGCTTGGACGCTGCTCTCGATGCAGTGAGGGCTGATTCAGAATCAAGTAATTTGAGGGATCCTGATATAGAGGAATATCAGATACAGTTAGCTTTGGAGTTGAGTGCAAAGGAGGATCCTGAGGCAGTTCAAATTGAAGCTGTAAAGCAGATAAGTTTAGGTTCTTTTCCTGCTGAAAATACTCCAGCTGAAGTTGCTGCGTACCGTTACTGG AATTACAATGCCCTTAGCTATGATGACAAGATTCTGGATGGTTTCTATGATTTATATGGCATTTTAAATGAGTCCACATCGTCAAGAATGCCTTCCCTCGTTGATCTGCAAGGAGCACCTGTGTCTGATGATATAACTTGGGAAGCAATTCTAGTAAATAAAGCAGCCGACCCCAAGTTGTTGAGGCTTGAGCGGGAAGCTTTGGAGTTGGCTTCTAAAGTAAGACCTGACCAGGAAAATGTTGTTACATCCAGTATGGTGCAGAAGCTTGCTACAATGGTTTCTGCTCACATGGGGGGCCCAGTTAGTGATCCCGACAAGATGTTGATTGCATGGAGAAATATAGGCCATAGGTTGAAAGCAACCCACAGGAGCATGGTTTTGCCTATTGGTTCTTTGACAATTGGTCTGGCTCGTCATCGAGCATTGTTGTTTAAG GTTTTGGCAGATAGTTTGGGAATCCGTTGCCGCTTGGTCAAGGGACTTGAATTTGCAGGCTCTGCTGATGTGGCAATGGGCATTGTTGAAATTGACGGAAG GGAATACATTGTTGATTTAATGGCGGACCCTGGTACACTCATTCCATCTGATGTCGTGGGGGTGAATATGGATCTCGATAACTCTTCTCACGTGGCTTCATCAAGTGGTGGAATATCCAGTTTATTAGAAGACCAACCAGAGTTTTCAACTATGAATAAGAAAAACATATTTGGAGAGAATATTCCAGTGGAAAAGGAATCAACCGTGAAAGCTCAGGAAGGTTCCAAATACAATGATGATAGTTCAAAAACACCTTTGTTTGTAAAGGAGCCATCAAGGGAAATCCAAACTAGGTCTAATCATTCTTATGCACATGCAAGATCACCTTCCTGGACCGAAGGCGTAAGCTCTCCAACTGTCAGAAGAATGAAAGCGAAGGATATTTCACAGTTAGTCATTGATGCTGCCAAAGAAAATCCCCAGTTAGCTCAGAAGCTCCATGATGTTCTAGTTGAAAGTGGCGTTGTTGCACCTCCAAACTTGTTCACTGAAATGTACTCAGACCAATTAGATGTGCCACTGGTGGACATCAAGCCCATGACAcaaggaaaagaaaaaggagGAAGCGATGGAAAAAATAAAGCCAAGGGTCACACCAACCAAGATCCAAGTTCTCTACCTCCACTGCCGCAGCATGGTTTTCGTAATAGAGGCAATTTAGATACTCCTTCGCAGGAGCAGTCTGATCTGAAAGTAATTACTGCGCGTCCTAGTTCATCAGAGTGCGAAATTGATCCTCCGAAGTACAAAAATAATGTTCCTGtagccgccgccgccgccgccgcagCTGCTGCTGCGGTTGCCTCTTCAATGGTAGCTGCGGTTGTaaaggcaagtgattcaaagcTTCAACTTCCTGTAGCCGCTGCAGCCACCGCaacagccgcagccgcagctgTTGTAGCAACAACTGCTGTAGTTAGTAAGCAGTATGAGATATTGGAAACAACTATTCTTTCGCCAGATAGTCCTTTTGCTGTTGTTAATAAAGCGGATTGTATAAGAAATGATGGAGACGTAGATGTAGCTGTTTCTGAACAACGAGGAAATGGTAGCCATGAATGTGTGGGTCTAGGGGAAAATTCAGAGGGGGAGAGAATATCAGACAGGTCGGCGGGTAACGAAAGTTCTAAATCTGATGTGACACTTGATGATGTAGCTGATTGTGAAATCTCATGGGAGGATATCTCCTTGGGTGAGCGCATTGGGCTTG GATCTTATGGTGAAGTCTACCGTGGAGACTGGCATGGAACT gaagttgctgtcaaaaaattcCTTGACCAAGATATTACTGGAGAATTTCTGGAGGAATTTAAAAGTGAG ATTCTAATAATGAAAAGACTCAGGCATCCAAATGTAGTTCTCTTCATGGGAGCTGTTACTCGCCCCCCTAATCTTTCAATTGTGACTGAATTTCTTCCTAG AGGTAGTTTGTACCGATTGATTCATCGTCCCAACAATCAACTAGACGAACGTAGACGGTTAAGGATGGCTCTTGATACG GCTCGAGGAATGAATTATTTGCACAATTGCACACCG GTATGCGATTTTGGATTGTCAAGAATGAAGCACAGTACTTATCTTTCTTCCAGGTCAACTGCTGGGACG GCAGAGTGGATGGCACCAGAAGTTCTAAGAAATGAACCATCAAATGAGAA ATGTGATGTTTTTAGCTTTGGTGTCATACTGTGGGAGCTTTGCACTATGCAGCAGCCTTGGGGAGGAATGAACCCAATGCAAGTTGTCGGTGCTGTCGGGTTTCAGCATCGTCGTCTTGACATTCCAGATAACATGGATCCAGTAATCGCTGATATAATCACTAAATGCTGGCAAAC AGATCCAAGGTTACGGCCATCCTTCGCTGAAATTATGGCGGCACTTAAACCTCTTCAGAAGCCTATTACCAGGAGTTAA
- the LOC142542369 gene encoding putative serine/threonine-protein kinase SIS8 isoform X1 — MKSFLKKLHIGFKQSADSEGSSSSSKSNNRLSSDGYPTGKHSYSKSENRPFSNISGWLNSVTNKNTDSPLSSSKSKSEEREEVIDPVGSSSLDAALDAVRADSESSNLRDPDIEEYQIQLALELSAKEDPEAVQIEAVKQISLGSFPAENTPAEVAAYRYWNYNALSYDDKILDGFYDLYGILNESTSSRMPSLVDLQGAPVSDDITWEAILVNKAADPKLLRLEREALELASKVRPDQENVVTSSMVQKLATMVSAHMGGPVSDPDKMLIAWRNIGHRLKATHRSMVLPIGSLTIGLARHRALLFKVLADSLGIRCRLVKGLEFAGSADVAMGIVEIDGREYIVDLMADPGTLIPSDVVGVNMDLDNSSHVASSSGGISSLLEDQPEFSTMNKKNIFGENIPVEKESTVKAQEGSKYNDDSSKTPLFVKEPSREIQTRSNHSYAHARSPSWTEGVSSPTVRRMKAKDISQLVIDAAKENPQLAQKLHDVLVESGVVAPPNLFTEMYSDQLDVPLVDIKPMTQGKEKGGSDGKNKAKGHTNQDPSSLPPLPQHGFRNRGNLDTPSQEQSDLKVITARPSSSECEIDPPKYKNNVPVAAAAAAAAAAAVASSMVAAVVKASDSKLQLPVAAAATATAAAAAVVATTAVVSKQYEILETTILSPDSPFAVVNKADCIRNDGDVDVAVSEQRGNGSHECVGLGENSEGERISDRSAGNESSKSDVTLDDVADCEISWEDISLGERIGLGSYGEVYRGDWHGTEVAVKKFLDQDITGEFLEEFKSEILIMKRLRHPNVVLFMGAVTRPPNLSIVTEFLPRGSLYRLIHRPNNQLDERRRLRMALDTARGMNYLHNCTPVIVHRDLKSPNLLVDKNWVVKVCDFGLSRMKHSTYLSSRSTAGTAEWMAPEVLRNEPSNEKCDVFSFGVILWELCTMQQPWGGMNPMQVVGAVGFQHRRLDIPDNMDPVIADIITKCWQTDPRLRPSFAEIMAALKPLQKPITRS; from the exons ATGAAAAGTTTTCTGAAGAAGCTTCACATAGGGTTTAAACAGTCTGCAGATTCAGAAGGTTCTTCTTCATCCTCTAAGAGTAATAATAGGCTGTCCAGCGATGGTTATCCAACTGGGAAGCATTCATACTCTAAATCTGAGAATAGACCATTTTCCAACATTTCTGGATGGTTAAATTCTGTAACAAACAAGAATACTGATAGTCCACTGTCGTCTTCCAAATCAAAGAGCGAAGAAAGAGAGGAAGTTATTGATCCTGTGGGCAGTAGTAGCTTGGACGCTGCTCTCGATGCAGTGAGGGCTGATTCAGAATCAAGTAATTTGAGGGATCCTGATATAGAGGAATATCAGATACAGTTAGCTTTGGAGTTGAGTGCAAAGGAGGATCCTGAGGCAGTTCAAATTGAAGCTGTAAAGCAGATAAGTTTAGGTTCTTTTCCTGCTGAAAATACTCCAGCTGAAGTTGCTGCGTACCGTTACTGG AATTACAATGCCCTTAGCTATGATGACAAGATTCTGGATGGTTTCTATGATTTATATGGCATTTTAAATGAGTCCACATCGTCAAGAATGCCTTCCCTCGTTGATCTGCAAGGAGCACCTGTGTCTGATGATATAACTTGGGAAGCAATTCTAGTAAATAAAGCAGCCGACCCCAAGTTGTTGAGGCTTGAGCGGGAAGCTTTGGAGTTGGCTTCTAAAGTAAGACCTGACCAGGAAAATGTTGTTACATCCAGTATGGTGCAGAAGCTTGCTACAATGGTTTCTGCTCACATGGGGGGCCCAGTTAGTGATCCCGACAAGATGTTGATTGCATGGAGAAATATAGGCCATAGGTTGAAAGCAACCCACAGGAGCATGGTTTTGCCTATTGGTTCTTTGACAATTGGTCTGGCTCGTCATCGAGCATTGTTGTTTAAG GTTTTGGCAGATAGTTTGGGAATCCGTTGCCGCTTGGTCAAGGGACTTGAATTTGCAGGCTCTGCTGATGTGGCAATGGGCATTGTTGAAATTGACGGAAG GGAATACATTGTTGATTTAATGGCGGACCCTGGTACACTCATTCCATCTGATGTCGTGGGGGTGAATATGGATCTCGATAACTCTTCTCACGTGGCTTCATCAAGTGGTGGAATATCCAGTTTATTAGAAGACCAACCAGAGTTTTCAACTATGAATAAGAAAAACATATTTGGAGAGAATATTCCAGTGGAAAAGGAATCAACCGTGAAAGCTCAGGAAGGTTCCAAATACAATGATGATAGTTCAAAAACACCTTTGTTTGTAAAGGAGCCATCAAGGGAAATCCAAACTAGGTCTAATCATTCTTATGCACATGCAAGATCACCTTCCTGGACCGAAGGCGTAAGCTCTCCAACTGTCAGAAGAATGAAAGCGAAGGATATTTCACAGTTAGTCATTGATGCTGCCAAAGAAAATCCCCAGTTAGCTCAGAAGCTCCATGATGTTCTAGTTGAAAGTGGCGTTGTTGCACCTCCAAACTTGTTCACTGAAATGTACTCAGACCAATTAGATGTGCCACTGGTGGACATCAAGCCCATGACAcaaggaaaagaaaaaggagGAAGCGATGGAAAAAATAAAGCCAAGGGTCACACCAACCAAGATCCAAGTTCTCTACCTCCACTGCCGCAGCATGGTTTTCGTAATAGAGGCAATTTAGATACTCCTTCGCAGGAGCAGTCTGATCTGAAAGTAATTACTGCGCGTCCTAGTTCATCAGAGTGCGAAATTGATCCTCCGAAGTACAAAAATAATGTTCCTGtagccgccgccgccgccgccgcagCTGCTGCTGCGGTTGCCTCTTCAATGGTAGCTGCGGTTGTaaaggcaagtgattcaaagcTTCAACTTCCTGTAGCCGCTGCAGCCACCGCaacagccgcagccgcagctgTTGTAGCAACAACTGCTGTAGTTAGTAAGCAGTATGAGATATTGGAAACAACTATTCTTTCGCCAGATAGTCCTTTTGCTGTTGTTAATAAAGCGGATTGTATAAGAAATGATGGAGACGTAGATGTAGCTGTTTCTGAACAACGAGGAAATGGTAGCCATGAATGTGTGGGTCTAGGGGAAAATTCAGAGGGGGAGAGAATATCAGACAGGTCGGCGGGTAACGAAAGTTCTAAATCTGATGTGACACTTGATGATGTAGCTGATTGTGAAATCTCATGGGAGGATATCTCCTTGGGTGAGCGCATTGGGCTTG GATCTTATGGTGAAGTCTACCGTGGAGACTGGCATGGAACT gaagttgctgtcaaaaaattcCTTGACCAAGATATTACTGGAGAATTTCTGGAGGAATTTAAAAGTGAG ATTCTAATAATGAAAAGACTCAGGCATCCAAATGTAGTTCTCTTCATGGGAGCTGTTACTCGCCCCCCTAATCTTTCAATTGTGACTGAATTTCTTCCTAG AGGTAGTTTGTACCGATTGATTCATCGTCCCAACAATCAACTAGACGAACGTAGACGGTTAAGGATGGCTCTTGATACG GCTCGAGGAATGAATTATTTGCACAATTGCACACCGGTAATAGTTCATCGCGATTTGAAATCCCCAAACCTTCTTGTTGATAAGAATTGGGTTGTAAAG GTATGCGATTTTGGATTGTCAAGAATGAAGCACAGTACTTATCTTTCTTCCAGGTCAACTGCTGGGACG GCAGAGTGGATGGCACCAGAAGTTCTAAGAAATGAACCATCAAATGAGAA ATGTGATGTTTTTAGCTTTGGTGTCATACTGTGGGAGCTTTGCACTATGCAGCAGCCTTGGGGAGGAATGAACCCAATGCAAGTTGTCGGTGCTGTCGGGTTTCAGCATCGTCGTCTTGACATTCCAGATAACATGGATCCAGTAATCGCTGATATAATCACTAAATGCTGGCAAAC AGATCCAAGGTTACGGCCATCCTTCGCTGAAATTATGGCGGCACTTAAACCTCTTCAGAAGCCTATTACCAGGAGTTAA
- the LOC142542369 gene encoding putative serine/threonine-protein kinase SIS8 isoform X3: MPSLVDLQGAPVSDDITWEAILVNKAADPKLLRLEREALELASKVRPDQENVVTSSMVQKLATMVSAHMGGPVSDPDKMLIAWRNIGHRLKATHRSMVLPIGSLTIGLARHRALLFKVLADSLGIRCRLVKGLEFAGSADVAMGIVEIDGREYIVDLMADPGTLIPSDVVGVNMDLDNSSHVASSSGGISSLLEDQPEFSTMNKKNIFGENIPVEKESTVKAQEGSKYNDDSSKTPLFVKEPSREIQTRSNHSYAHARSPSWTEGVSSPTVRRMKAKDISQLVIDAAKENPQLAQKLHDVLVESGVVAPPNLFTEMYSDQLDVPLVDIKPMTQGKEKGGSDGKNKAKGHTNQDPSSLPPLPQHGFRNRGNLDTPSQEQSDLKVITARPSSSECEIDPPKYKNNVPVAAAAAAAAAAAVASSMVAAVVKASDSKLQLPVAAAATATAAAAAVVATTAVVSKQYEILETTILSPDSPFAVVNKADCIRNDGDVDVAVSEQRGNGSHECVGLGENSEGERISDRSAGNESSKSDVTLDDVADCEISWEDISLGERIGLGSYGEVYRGDWHGTEVAVKKFLDQDITGEFLEEFKSEILIMKRLRHPNVVLFMGAVTRPPNLSIVTEFLPRGSLYRLIHRPNNQLDERRRLRMALDTARGMNYLHNCTPVIVHRDLKSPNLLVDKNWVVKVCDFGLSRMKHSTYLSSRSTAGTAEWMAPEVLRNEPSNEKCDVFSFGVILWELCTMQQPWGGMNPMQVVGAVGFQHRRLDIPDNMDPVIADIITKCWQTDPRLRPSFAEIMAALKPLQKPITRS, translated from the exons ATGCCTTCCCTCGTTGATCTGCAAGGAGCACCTGTGTCTGATGATATAACTTGGGAAGCAATTCTAGTAAATAAAGCAGCCGACCCCAAGTTGTTGAGGCTTGAGCGGGAAGCTTTGGAGTTGGCTTCTAAAGTAAGACCTGACCAGGAAAATGTTGTTACATCCAGTATGGTGCAGAAGCTTGCTACAATGGTTTCTGCTCACATGGGGGGCCCAGTTAGTGATCCCGACAAGATGTTGATTGCATGGAGAAATATAGGCCATAGGTTGAAAGCAACCCACAGGAGCATGGTTTTGCCTATTGGTTCTTTGACAATTGGTCTGGCTCGTCATCGAGCATTGTTGTTTAAG GTTTTGGCAGATAGTTTGGGAATCCGTTGCCGCTTGGTCAAGGGACTTGAATTTGCAGGCTCTGCTGATGTGGCAATGGGCATTGTTGAAATTGACGGAAG GGAATACATTGTTGATTTAATGGCGGACCCTGGTACACTCATTCCATCTGATGTCGTGGGGGTGAATATGGATCTCGATAACTCTTCTCACGTGGCTTCATCAAGTGGTGGAATATCCAGTTTATTAGAAGACCAACCAGAGTTTTCAACTATGAATAAGAAAAACATATTTGGAGAGAATATTCCAGTGGAAAAGGAATCAACCGTGAAAGCTCAGGAAGGTTCCAAATACAATGATGATAGTTCAAAAACACCTTTGTTTGTAAAGGAGCCATCAAGGGAAATCCAAACTAGGTCTAATCATTCTTATGCACATGCAAGATCACCTTCCTGGACCGAAGGCGTAAGCTCTCCAACTGTCAGAAGAATGAAAGCGAAGGATATTTCACAGTTAGTCATTGATGCTGCCAAAGAAAATCCCCAGTTAGCTCAGAAGCTCCATGATGTTCTAGTTGAAAGTGGCGTTGTTGCACCTCCAAACTTGTTCACTGAAATGTACTCAGACCAATTAGATGTGCCACTGGTGGACATCAAGCCCATGACAcaaggaaaagaaaaaggagGAAGCGATGGAAAAAATAAAGCCAAGGGTCACACCAACCAAGATCCAAGTTCTCTACCTCCACTGCCGCAGCATGGTTTTCGTAATAGAGGCAATTTAGATACTCCTTCGCAGGAGCAGTCTGATCTGAAAGTAATTACTGCGCGTCCTAGTTCATCAGAGTGCGAAATTGATCCTCCGAAGTACAAAAATAATGTTCCTGtagccgccgccgccgccgccgcagCTGCTGCTGCGGTTGCCTCTTCAATGGTAGCTGCGGTTGTaaaggcaagtgattcaaagcTTCAACTTCCTGTAGCCGCTGCAGCCACCGCaacagccgcagccgcagctgTTGTAGCAACAACTGCTGTAGTTAGTAAGCAGTATGAGATATTGGAAACAACTATTCTTTCGCCAGATAGTCCTTTTGCTGTTGTTAATAAAGCGGATTGTATAAGAAATGATGGAGACGTAGATGTAGCTGTTTCTGAACAACGAGGAAATGGTAGCCATGAATGTGTGGGTCTAGGGGAAAATTCAGAGGGGGAGAGAATATCAGACAGGTCGGCGGGTAACGAAAGTTCTAAATCTGATGTGACACTTGATGATGTAGCTGATTGTGAAATCTCATGGGAGGATATCTCCTTGGGTGAGCGCATTGGGCTTG GATCTTATGGTGAAGTCTACCGTGGAGACTGGCATGGAACT gaagttgctgtcaaaaaattcCTTGACCAAGATATTACTGGAGAATTTCTGGAGGAATTTAAAAGTGAG ATTCTAATAATGAAAAGACTCAGGCATCCAAATGTAGTTCTCTTCATGGGAGCTGTTACTCGCCCCCCTAATCTTTCAATTGTGACTGAATTTCTTCCTAG AGGTAGTTTGTACCGATTGATTCATCGTCCCAACAATCAACTAGACGAACGTAGACGGTTAAGGATGGCTCTTGATACG GCTCGAGGAATGAATTATTTGCACAATTGCACACCGGTAATAGTTCATCGCGATTTGAAATCCCCAAACCTTCTTGTTGATAAGAATTGGGTTGTAAAG GTATGCGATTTTGGATTGTCAAGAATGAAGCACAGTACTTATCTTTCTTCCAGGTCAACTGCTGGGACG GCAGAGTGGATGGCACCAGAAGTTCTAAGAAATGAACCATCAAATGAGAA ATGTGATGTTTTTAGCTTTGGTGTCATACTGTGGGAGCTTTGCACTATGCAGCAGCCTTGGGGAGGAATGAACCCAATGCAAGTTGTCGGTGCTGTCGGGTTTCAGCATCGTCGTCTTGACATTCCAGATAACATGGATCCAGTAATCGCTGATATAATCACTAAATGCTGGCAAAC AGATCCAAGGTTACGGCCATCCTTCGCTGAAATTATGGCGGCACTTAAACCTCTTCAGAAGCCTATTACCAGGAGTTAA
- the LOC142541409 gene encoding thaumatin-like protein → MDALRYLMPLIFLALLTLDVSVEASGTTMTLYNKCSHPVWPGIQPTAGKQILEKGGGFKLLPDKSYTLELPDGWSGRVWGRHGCSFNSAGRGRCATGDCGGAMFCNGLGGTPPATLAEITLGKDQDFYDVSLVDGYNLAISLTPHRGSGKCSYAGCISDLNTMCPMGLQVRSHNKKRVVACKSACYAFNSPRYCCTGSFGSPQSCKPTPYSRIFKAACPKAYSYAYDDPTSIATCTAAAYLLTFCPHL, encoded by the exons ATGGATGCACTCAGATATCTCATGCCTTTGATTTTTCTCGCTCTCCTCACTCTCGATGTTTCGG TGGAGGCTTCAGGTACAACAATGACTCTGTACAACAAATGCAGCCACCCTGTCTGGCCGGGCATCCAACCGACTGCcggaaaacaaattttagagaAGGGAGGTGGATTTAAGCTGCTGCCTGACAAGTCCTACACTCTCGAGCTCCCAGATGGATGGTCCGGCCGCGTGTGGGGCCGCCACGGCTGTTCTTTCAACTCCGCAGGCCGAGGCCGCTGCGCCACCGGTGACTGCGGCGGAGCCATGTTCTGCAATGGGCTTGGTGGGACCCCACCGGCGACCCTCGCTGAGATCACCCTCGGGAAAGACCAGGACTTCTATGACGTCAGCCTGGTTGATGGGTATAATCTTGCCATTTCTCTAACTCCCCACCGTGGATCAG GGAAATGCAGCTACGCAGGATGCATCAGCGACCTGAACACGATGTGCCCGATGGGGCTTCAAGTGCGGTCCCACAACAAGAAGAGAGTGGTGGCGTGCAAGAGCGCGTGCTACGCCTTCAACTCGCCTAGGTATTGCTGCACAGGCAGCTTCGGGAGCCCGCAGTCTTGTAAGCCGACCCCGTATTCCAGGATTTTCAAGGCCGCATGCCCCAAGGCTTACTCTTATGCTTACGATGATCCCACCAGCATCGCCACTTGCACTGCTGCCGCCTACTTGCTCACCTTTTGCCCTCACCTTTAG